The Branchiostoma floridae strain S238N-H82 chromosome 3, Bfl_VNyyK, whole genome shotgun sequence genomic sequence TATTACAACAAGGTTATgatattgtattgttttgacCTTTCATGCTACCGTGTCCCACCCCAGgcaccgcccccctccctcccaccAAAACGCATGGTATCATATTACGTAACACAATTCGGTTGTTTTCACCTGTTTCTGGTCTTCTGTGAGCCCGTAAAGATCATCGTCTATTTTCACATACTGGCTACATGATCTTGTGCCAGCTTGAGCTACTTTTGATCCGCTGAGTTGGGAAAAACGAGTGAAAAAGTTGCCAGCTCGCAACGCATTACGCCACATCGTCGCCATCTTGCGGATTGAGACCTGGACCATTCTAAACTAAAGGGGTGTAACATTTTAGAGAAAAGTGAAGAACCTGGGAGTAAGATTTATGTATCGTAAAAGAAATACACAGTAATTCTTAAAGTATTCCCAATAAATGAATTTAGTATGAGTGGTTGGCACATCAGTCATTTTCTGTCTTTCAGTTTAAATGGGCGTCCTAATGGTATACCCCACAATAACCATTAACTCTTGCACTTTACCACAACTCCGCATGAGGTCTTCCTGCACGATGATCCAGATTCTCCAGTGTCCATGTCAGCCTTTCGGCAATCTGCGCTATGATTTTCAACTGAGGGTATTAGGAATTCCAAAAATATTACAATATCTATTTGTACACCAAGGTAGGAATTTAGGAATTTAGGAATTTACCTTACAAGCAGACATCGACAATTTGGCAGATTGGTCTAAGGACTGGCAGCTCAGCGTCAACATCACGAAATGTAAACGCATGCATATAGGGTATGGTAACCCATGCCAACAATACGAGATGCAAGGCCTCACCTTGGAAGAAACCAGTGAGGAGCGGGATCTGGGTGTAATTGTCGACCAAAAACTGAAATTCCATGCGCATTGTACCACCACCGCCGGCAAGGCATTCCGAACCCTGGGACTAATCAGGAAGAGTTTTCAACGGCTCGATGAGACAACTGTGCCCATATTGTACAAGACCATGGTTCGCCCTATACTAGAGTATGGCAACGTCATTTGGGGTCCTCACTTCAAAGGTGACCAGCAACTGCTCGATAGAGTACAACATAAGGCGACGCGACTTATACCTGGTTTTGGTGAACTTACCTACGGCTACGAGGATAGACTGCGCCGCCTCAGGCTCCCCACCCTTGAACACCACCGTAAGAGAGGCGACATGATACAGCTATTTCGTCAAGGGGTTTGACCGCATTGACCCCAACCgccttttcaaattcaatgttgaTGGACGTACCAGAGGACACTCTTTCAAGATTGTGAAACCCCTGGGCATTGAGTACACGCCTAGCCCAACATAAACTCTATATTGTTATTACAGTCTTTTTTCATAAACTCTGGGTTCTAGCTTTTAATTGTTATTTGTTGAACAAAATGGACACTAGtttttaattgttaattgttaaataaaatggaaactagtttttaattgtaaggccacagcaagtaaattttatggatgacatccgcgcgctcattaattttcgtctgattttagaaaaaaaaacaagattttttttcttcttaagggaaggccggatagacgaaaatgggtaaaggttgtgttgtaacctaataattgaatgtagaattgacactagagactctgtagcattgactgtagttgcagaggtgcaacttgatagttagttgtaaaagtggcacaactatggaagctatgagtgaagttgccaacatggtttatgatactagtctaccacacttgtgtcactttaactacactggtgcacttcttaaatacaggaatgaatgccttgttggctgtgatgccatcttttgtcacttcaagtcttgttacaacgtctattttgaaaaattgccatcttgttttttttgcacatcttgttttttttcgccctatctcattatttttgcagtctgcaaggatgtcatccataaaatttacttgctgtggcctaatcgtTAGAAGCGGATTTCACGGGCAAACTGCCTCCTATCCgatgatgtgatatgatatgatgatcACGATATACGATTTGAAAGAGTTGTGGTCTGATTGTTCTTCACGGATGTTTGATCATGGCATATGCATGTTTCGTTTTCCAGTGGTATTTCTAAGGGAAAAGTTAGGGCACAAACGGATACCTTTGACTGTATAAGGGATGCCAAAATGTCTCAACCCTGCTGCTATCCTTCCTAGCTATGGCCTTGATTGGTACCATCCGGGTTGCAGTTCGCTTCTGACGTAGAGAAGCGACTGTTTAAAGTGTAAAATAAACGTcacggagcgaactactatccggatggtacccaggctaagtctGATCAACATACGCATCTATCACAAGGACAAAAGGCTTAACGTAAAATTAATTAGAtaatgacaacatttttttgAGTACAgatttttattacttttttttcaccAATATCAAAGGAATGGTAACAACACAATCTAGTTTGACTTAACTATTCCATCGACCTTAAATGAATTAATGTTCTTACTTCTCAGTAAACGCCCTAACTTTTGGTCTTTGTTAGTAAGAAAAAAAACCGCCACGTTACATTTGCAACTGAGTCTGAACCGTGGCCGTATATGATAGACAACTTgcacgccaaatagcagttactcacaCAGGTTGaaaacgtttccaaaataatatcagGTTGAGTAACGGCTATTtggcgcatcttattacctggatggctAACTTTCATCGCTTTAACTTTCGTTTGCAGTTTAGCATAATCGCTATTATGTCTACCAAAGATGTAATGTGGTTGACGCCGGTTAGCGTTTTCCGAGCTACATTTATCTTAATCTTAATGTAGATAACACTGAATTGTATCTCAGTATTTCGCATGTGACGCTGATACGacttagcctgagtatcatccgtattctaccggggctccttacactcgctacccctaaaaaatactttagggaagtgagtgtacggagccccggtagaaataggatggtacccaggctagatacGACTCTCACGAGCcaaaaaaaagtaaaacgtTACATTAAATCTTATTAGTctctatatacatataaacgTAAACTTTGGCATGTAGCAAGACCTATTAGAGCTGCCGATCTACAATCACTTATAAAATTACGTTTCCACAAGACAGGTGCAAATTTCTTTTGGTGGTATTCTGTGCACGACAAACGGTTAAGTCTACGATGACAGGTAACTGCACCATAATTCTGACGGCTGCATATCGTACAGAATATGGGACACTTTCTAATCATAAATACTTGTGTAATAGATACTTGTTACGCAATAAACAACATGGCCTACCCAGAGGGAAACATCATTATCAATACATACATCAGAAGTCAAGTCTGTACCGCATACTTCATGCTGTATCACAAATTAACCCTGTAGTACATCGTCTTGATCGCATATTTCCATGCCCACGCTATCAATCCCAACAATTAGCGACTTCGGCTGATACATATAGTATTGATTTTGAACAGTTGCCAACTCTTGcagataaaaatgtctgtcagtgGCTAAATCTAGATGAGGTTTGCGTATATTTAAAGCACATACAAAATCTGCTACAAAACTTGGCGTCTAGAAAGAGCCCAAAGGGTTCCCGTACTTCCTTCTATCACTTCCTTCTATCTGATATAATCAGCATGTATCTGTCTAGTTCTGCATAAGTTACGAAAGTTCATGTCTTTCTGAACTTGTATCGATATCATCCCCCTTATAACGGATACTAAACGGAGGGAATGCTCTTATCTATGAATGGAAATCTCTTTGTTAGATTTAGGTAGCCTTCTGAAAAGTTGTCTGAAGAGACcagtgatgacgtcacatgacGTCACGATGTCGTCAGAGAGTGCCATCTGGTTATGACCTTTCGAGGTTCGGCCAGCATTTCCTGCCAGTGGAGAAGCTCCTCCCCTCGGGCGAACATGAACGGTCCCAGCACAAACCTATGACGTAAGGAAAAATACGTTACCAGGTTATCATGACGTCATCCTCTGCCATACGCATTCAAATATGGATCTGATCGATATGATGGAGAGCAAACAAGCACacaatttacatacatacatgtaccttgcatACAAAGCAGTTTCTTTAGCTCTTAACGGGCTCGAGTAAAACGAAATGAGATATGGGTACGATCTGACTCTGGTGGGGTAGCGATCGttgggagcggaccaaagctaacaacataaggctggactccaggcaaAACCATGCTGTGGCCTTGTTGTAGACTTTAACATTTAGAGcacattttgtaaacatgtaACCACATGCTAGTGGCATCCAGGCGTCAACGTGTTGGTAAATGAGCTCACCTCTTTAACATCTAGTTGTCATTCTGCCTTTCATGCTTACTTGTTCATTTTTCTGCCCTCTCTTTTACCCTTCTCCtctttctttaatttcttcATCGTATTTCTTTACGAAGCTTTCGCATTACATCATCTCATCAGACATAGCTGTGCATAATATAAAGGGTGTGTTTTAACGTATATTAAACACGTATTGCCATGTAATGTCTGGTTCCCATGGTTCTGACTTAGGCAACACTTAGTCAATAACCATTAGCCACACTTAGGACTAGTAACGATTCACCACTTTGAATTGGGTTCTACACTTCTCATCGACATCACTGCCTGTTGTGTCTGGGGATTATGTACTACAGCACTCTGTATTCTCCCCTGAGGTTTGTGGCGATCGAAAAGACGGGCTGAATTCAAATATGTTGGCCTTCCAGGCGTTTTTGGTAGAGATGATCCCATCTCAGAATAACAAGCTCAGTTCAGAATTTAGGACACGTAGACGTGGTGGGAACTGTTATTGTATGTCCAGACAGACTTATTGGATGTCCAGACGTCTGTGTTTTAAAATAAATTTCGTCCGCCCGTCTGACATGAATACCATTTGAAGAAACGAGGCGCTGACAGACATTTATTGTATGTTAAGGTCTTTCAGTAACATGTCTAACGATTTAAGCCCCCGTTCCACTTGACAGAGATTGCACTGCGATCTCTCTACGAcatcaatttgattgtacaaAAGTATAACCATTGActtgtaaaagtatgacaaacACTCATCACTTTTGTTGAGTGTTCTGTCATATTTCAGGTCGCAGTGCGGTCGCCGCCCTATTGGAATGGTGTATAAATAACGTTAATTATTGactactacaaaaatgtagtattTTATATGACGTCACACACCTGCCATACTCCTCGTCTGAACTAAGTCTGCCGTTGCCCGTGGCAACGATGGTGACCTGTACGCTGGTCTGCTCCAGCTGTTTGGCGGTGACGGTGAAGGAGAAGGACTCGTTGTACACCTGCTCACAGTGGCCCTGCTGGGGAGATGTTTTCTTCGTCTTCACGGGTTTTCTACCGTGCATTAGCTGTACCTTCACGTACACGGCTGGACAGAGGCAGAGAGTAGACCACTCTTACAGCAATGCACAAATGGATATTTCAACATAGAACATGATATATGGTAAAACATTGAAACATAAATTTGGAGTACATTGGTTAAACCTTTCCTTGCACATGATGCACAGTGCGAGTGCAAAAATGTGATATTCTCAGAagttaaaacaacaacatacattgCGTAAATATTgtaaaagtgaaaatgtttgagAGGATTTGATTGACAGTGTTGAAAAGGAGCGTTCGCGGTTGTTCTAACGTTAAGTCCAgggcctcaatgaaaagcagtgtAAGTCCCTGATGGgagcttaccctggtaaaagaacacTGAAATAAAAAGATAGATAGAATAAACAATTTCGTGGTTGAAACTGTCATACAGGGTTTTATGGAAAATATTCGCGATCGTTTAATAAAACGGCAATGTAAAAACGCCGCGAACATTTcccattgtaaaatatattctCGCTGTCAGTTTCTTACCTGTGTCGTCGAATTCCAACCTTCTGAAATTTTTGGCGCGTAATATGACGACCTTTAACCTGTCCATGGACGGCAGATAGGACAGGGACACGTTCAGCTCACCCACTGTGGACGCCTGGAGACAAGGAGAAACAGACTAAGGGTCAATTACTGATCACAATCTACCAAACATGACAAAAGCTCTTACTGTTTCTTTATGTTTCCAAAATTCCGGTCCTTTGTCTGAAGAAAGTCTTTCTAGCACGAAAAGTGTTGCTTGTATTCTCAATTACTTTTACATTTGCTAGATTGAGGCAATATTTTCGATTTATCATTGCATCTAGATCTTTGCAAACCTTTTTTATTGTTATCATAAAGAACCGGTGATTAATGCTGCAAGTGGGGCATTATCTAGCTTTGAAAGGTGgacatcattcgtagcttgggaaaatgacagctcagctCTTAAATGTGACGCGAAAACATAATTTCTCTTGGTAAATTAGGTTTTCAGAGTGTTTATAAGCCCCACTCCTGAGATACCACCCAAACACGAATCCTGACCCACATGAGCAGCGTCCTCCAGGTCTCTCCACATCAGTTCGTCCTTAGCCAGGTCCACCTCCGTTAGCGGCAGGATCACGTGACCCAGGGAGTGACGCACCCGTCTCCTGTCCATGTCGTACACGGACAGTCTGAGCATGCGCTCTCGTACCTCTGTTTCCGAGACCTGGGGATTGGGAACGAGAATAGGAGTCcgtgttgatttcattatatggatgaactttattgcacaacatttgtacatggtacaattgtaaggcaacagtaacaagtcaattaatacaatgatactcgtctaagttctataactacatacacacatatatagtatacaaatgtgaacataaatggcgtattgacatagtgtaatatgcaagtttaACAAGTTGGTccgttactgtacaatagattctctcttttttagagcattacaaatgtattggcttaaatacgaagatatgttgtctggacatgacataagtagattgaaagtacatgtgtttgtctttggtaaaggtgtgctagatttacttgtgatcatatccattaatttttgtctatctacgcTATATGTAGGGCGTGTCATTAGAAATATGGCTGGTGTCCGCCATGACCCGCGCgggcatcaattttcggccgtttccacaCACAAAGCGTTTTGATCATACCGTAGATCGTGTAaaacaaaatgagcaaatctaTACCGTAAATCGCATAACAAATATCGAAAAATGAGAAATGATGTCATTGAACACCAAAGTCAAGAAATTGAAATAGCATAATTAAAGAATTTATTGTTCGTTATGCCGTAGCAACCTTACTCcttgtgttcagtcatttgttcaaccttcctaaccacttagatCTCACAATGAGTGAAATGTTTTTGAGTCAAACTATTCTTGTTCGCCCTGGCCTGGTTTGGATTCCCAGATTCATCACTAATATAATcagatcaacatggcctaacctgGTGAGCAGCAGTCGGAATTTCTACTCTGCTACGCACAAGATAACTTTGATTAATCCTTGCCTTGTGACTTCAAAGACGATACTTCAAAAGGCATGTACAACATGGGAGTCCAAACTTTTTGATGTATTTGAGCCACCAAGCATTTGTTCACAGTCGACTGCTCACAGGTGTTCTTTGCATCCGTTTAATTATTTTTTGCCGTCAGGCGTGTCTTTTGGTTTCTCTGATGCTTCGCCTTGGTATCGTTCCAAAAACTCAATCAAAGAGTAGTGATCGCTCTCCGAATCAATGAATAACATTAGAGGTAATTCAAAATGGGTCACCCAGCAGAATGTGGTCTACTACAGCAGACCACAAGGCGAATCAGGGATGATCGAATTTGAAGAGAATGAAAAATACTGGATAAGATTTCAAGTTCACCCTGGTCTACTCAGATAATGGTTTTGGTCAGGACCGGTTGGTAGGCAGAAAGATGTAATTAAATGTATTTGGGAGGTACTGAAGAGCTAATCTCGTAATGTTCACAACGAAAGGGAAACTCTTTTGCTATATTCAACATTCGCTAATGCAATGTAACAGGTGAATTCCATTATTTCTAATCAAAGGCAATGAACTGTGGACCACAGCTTCACGTACTGCCGTTAGGACCAAGACTCTTAACAATAACATATGGATAGTTCACAAATGGTCTTTGATATTATTTGGGATGTTACGTGTATGTGAATTTGTGACGCAGGTTCATCCTCATATTGCATACATGACAAACGGTTCCCTAGCTAAAACCGTAATTGCTAAGTCATACACAAAAAATATCACGTATacgttacgtacatgtataagttaACGCCTATGTTGAGATTCCCAGCATTATCCGTGCTATTGTAAATGATATGGTTGTGTTTAGTGAAATCCGTTGAGTGCTATCTGACCGAGCACTCAACGGATTTCACGAGTGATCTGAGTCCGCAGCGACGCCGTCCGTGCCGCAGCTTCTAATGAGATACTAGATATCTAAGACACATTTTCAGCTCACCTGAAAGACGAAGGTTTCGTTGAAGCGAGGGTTGAGCGTTTTCCTGCGCACCTTGGACTGCTGAGACATCCGTTCATCAGGAAGAAGGTACACGCGGACAAACGTGTCTCTGGGGAGCAGACGGAAAaaccgtttgtttgtttgtttgtattacatTTCATACCCaataaaccgcctcatggcgtatcACATTAGGTTTGTACTAAACAGCACAATATGCGTTAGTAGAATGTTTTACAAACATAATATTACGGAATtaatgatgtactagtattctGGCAAAGCATCACGGCCAGATGTTACCGATACATCTTCTTTTCACTCCACCAAATCTCATAAaaattttcatcagtgactaaAGTTAACTGAAACACATCCTTCATTTTTTTAGAGGGTTTCGCTGTTTTTGTAAAGGCGAAGTTTGAAGGTGAGTCTTATTGAGGTCAATGTCAGGTCCACTACTATACCTTTCAAAAAATCAAACTGCGAATTTCTGTCCTTAAAAGGGGTGTTCGCCCTTTCCACCCACCAGCAATGGAAGGTAGCTTTGCTCGTTTCTGGTTGCCTTCTGCTTAGCTTGTGCGAGACCTGAATTCACGATGTCCTCAAACCCTAAAGACTATCAAAGACGTAATGTAGAAAGTCTAGCGTTGCTCTTTCCTTCGCTTGTGCCACCGCTCAGCAAGGACATATATTTTTGCCCATTCCACGGAAGTAAATCATCCTTTCTTATTCCATACTGGGTCCACATCTCACTGCTCACATGTATCACCACAACCCAGTAAATGTGAGCCAGAACATTGGCGTGGCTCTCAATGTACCTTATTTTGCCGTGAGTGGAGGTAAATGGTAAAAGTCTATCACCTGCTGGCGTTGTTCTTGTCTCGCGGGGGGAGGTGTTTGACTTTGAGAATAGACACGGTTAGAGTCTGCACGGAGGCGTCAAACACCACGGAGAACCAGATTCTTCCGGATGGGCTGGGGGGAAGGTGCTTCTCTGTCTCATCGTCTTCATCTGTGTACCTGagacaaaaacatacaaatatgcAAATCGTGTTATGGAGATGAAGGTCAAATGATATACGTCTGTGTCACGGAAAGGGTAAGGCAAAGAAGGTCCCGTAGCCTTTCTGAGGCCGTAGTGACAGAGTTTCGTTGTCCACTGCGTCCTGGCCGCCGAGCTCATTCCCTTCTTCCACCTGGCATGTTTCTCAAGGCTGACTTGAATCTTTGAAATGTGTGTAACACTCAATAAGTAACGTGTTAAAGTGGTTTGCTGCTCTGTACGCGCTCGGCAAATGTTCATTGGCCAGCTATGGTTGCACATGTGAAACAACGGTTTGTATGGTAGTAGTGTCTGTCTTGTATTATAAGTTGTAGTTGTGGCAGAAAATCGGAGTATAGACATGTTGGTTaagttgttcaccttgtagtacctagtggcacataggtgAGCAAGTTTCCCTGGTTACCATTTTACAGAGGAGGTTGCTAACCCATCCCCTTTTTAACTTGCTCTAGGCACCTCATCGAACACGGAACACGTATTTCACGTCCCTGTTGCAAGACAGGCGAAGTCCCAACCGAAATTCTCTTCCCAGGATTCGAACTCCCAGCAATCAAGTTCAACTGTGAGTTTGCTACAAGCTGAACTACAGGGACACCCCTACATGTTGGTGCTATCTCATTAATGCGCTCGGAAACCGTAAGACACTATGTTCCATCCTTATGTCTGTGAAGCATTGCCAGCTGGGGTTTTGATGAAGGTTGAGGGCACTGGTCAGTTGCCTCCATTGGTGCACAGCTGCAGTACTCTCGGTGCAGTACCGGTAGTGACTGCTAAGCCTTTCACCGTGACCAACATCCTCACCATT encodes the following:
- the LOC118411623 gene encoding synaptotagmin-15-like isoform X1 is translated as MAIAWSAGDYSSAGNGQAGGGFSQAPGGPRGYDAALAVGACASVLVTVGAVGFLCTWLWRRKQGYHSNVDDLNNGGGNSWLECCWPTRSTSLDNLVPLPTMTTSPSDNHGNEMMARAAVPMETIPFTVPNTERIQPSGPGEQVKPITTAYNYQQHFLGQLQPELYKYTDEDDETEKHLPPSPSGRIWFSVVFDASVQTLTVSILKVKHLPPRDKNNASRDTFVRVYLLPDERMSQQSKVRRKTLNPRFNETFVFQVSETEVRERMLRLSVYDMDRRRVRHSLGHVILPLTEVDLAKDELMWRDLEDAAHASTVGELNVSLSYLPSMDRLKVVILRAKNFRRLEFDDTAVYVKVQLMHGRKPVKTKKTSPQQGHCEQVYNESFSFTVTAKQLEQTSVQVTIVATGNGRLSSDEEYGRFVLGPFMFARGEELLHWQEMLAEPRKVITRWHSLTTS
- the LOC118411623 gene encoding synaptotagmin-15-like isoform X2 — encoded protein: MGGIVSTSLDNLVPLPTMTTSPSDNHGNEMMARAAVPMETIPFTVPNTERIQPSGPGEQVKPITTAYNYQQHFLGQLQPELYKYTDEDDETEKHLPPSPSGRIWFSVVFDASVQTLTVSILKVKHLPPRDKNNASRDTFVRVYLLPDERMSQQSKVRRKTLNPRFNETFVFQVSETEVRERMLRLSVYDMDRRRVRHSLGHVILPLTEVDLAKDELMWRDLEDAAHASTVGELNVSLSYLPSMDRLKVVILRAKNFRRLEFDDTAVYVKVQLMHGRKPVKTKKTSPQQGHCEQVYNESFSFTVTAKQLEQTSVQVTIVATGNGRLSSDEEYGRFVLGPFMFARGEELLHWQEMLAEPRKVITRWHSLTTS